The following are encoded in a window of Chloroflexaceae bacterium genomic DNA:
- a CDS encoding Ppx/GppA family phosphatase, whose translation MRKIGIIDLGSNTTRLIVMAYTPGRCFRLVDEVSAVVRLAEGVDASGALQPQPIRRAVEALAMFERFCRNTGVEEVIAVGTSAIREASNQEVFWEALRSQTSLDLRIISAREEAYYAYIGAVNGLNLRNGFIFDTGGGSTQVDAVVNRRLVESFSAQAGVVRFTERYVKTDPITRSELRALMAAARQVFADLDWLRAEEGKALAGMGGTVRTLARIDQKQRQYPLDRVHGYVLTRVALLGIIEQLARKNRREREQIPGLKAERADVTLAGAVIIDQLMERGGFSELVVSGQGVREGIFYSRFLDGMQPPLIDDPRAFSVLNLARLDDYEQEHCAKVASICLSLFDQLTPLHHYGSWERELLGYAATLHDIGVIVGYYDHHKHGEYLIHNAALLGFTHREIVILGAVVRNHRKGWADLHPYADLLQPGDTLRIMRLSALLRIAEYLERSKSQVVRAVRVELGDPVRILVDSRGDATLEIWEANRRAALFERAFQRRVEICPEHEDARIPKASALGPAVPS comes from the coding sequence ATGCGCAAAATCGGAATTATCGACCTCGGCTCAAACACCACCCGTCTGATCGTCATGGCCTACACACCCGGACGGTGTTTCCGTCTGGTGGACGAAGTGAGCGCGGTGGTGCGTCTGGCCGAGGGAGTGGACGCCAGCGGCGCGCTCCAACCCCAGCCCATTCGCCGCGCTGTCGAGGCCCTGGCGATGTTCGAGCGGTTCTGCCGCAACACCGGTGTTGAGGAAGTTATCGCCGTCGGCACCAGCGCCATCCGCGAGGCGAGCAATCAGGAGGTCTTCTGGGAAGCCCTGCGCAGCCAGACCAGCCTGGATCTGCGGATCATTTCCGCGCGCGAGGAGGCCTACTACGCCTACATCGGGGCGGTGAACGGCCTCAATCTCCGCAATGGGTTCATCTTTGACACCGGCGGCGGCTCGACCCAGGTGGACGCAGTCGTCAACCGTCGCCTGGTGGAGTCGTTCTCGGCGCAGGCGGGCGTCGTGCGCTTTACCGAACGCTACGTCAAAACCGACCCGATCACCAGGTCCGAACTGCGGGCGCTGATGGCCGCGGCGCGGCAGGTCTTCGCCGATCTTGACTGGCTGCGCGCCGAAGAGGGCAAGGCGCTTGCCGGCATGGGCGGCACGGTGCGCACCCTGGCGCGCATTGATCAGAAACAGCGCCAGTATCCGCTTGACCGCGTGCACGGGTACGTGTTGACCCGTGTGGCGCTCCTGGGAATCATCGAGCAACTGGCGCGCAAGAATCGCCGCGAGCGCGAGCAGATCCCCGGCCTCAAGGCTGAACGCGCGGATGTCACCCTGGCCGGGGCAGTAATTATCGATCAGTTGATGGAGCGGGGCGGGTTCAGTGAACTGGTGGTCAGCGGCCAGGGAGTGCGCGAGGGTATCTTTTACAGCCGCTTCCTGGATGGAATGCAGCCGCCGTTAATTGACGATCCGCGCGCCTTCAGCGTGCTCAACCTGGCCCGCCTCGACGACTACGAACAGGAGCACTGCGCCAAGGTCGCCAGCATCTGTCTGAGCCTCTTCGACCAGCTCACGCCGCTGCACCACTACGGCTCCTGGGAACGGGAGTTGCTGGGCTATGCCGCGACGCTGCACGACATCGGCGTGATTGTGGGGTACTACGATCACCACAAGCACGGCGAATACCTGATCCACAACGCTGCCTTGCTCGGCTTCACCCACCGCGAGATCGTCATCCTTGGCGCGGTGGTGCGCAACCACCGCAAGGGCTGGGCCGATCTGCATCCTTATGCCGATTTGCTGCAACCCGGCGATACGTTGCGCATCATGCGCCTCAGCGCCCTGTTGCGCATCGCCGAATACCTGGAGCGCAGCAAGAGCCAGGTGGTGCGCGCGGTGCGAGTGGAACTGGGCGATCCAGTGCGCATCCTCGTGGATAGCCGCGGCGATGCCACGCTAGAGATCTGGGAGGCCAATCGCCGCGCCGCGCTCTTCGAGCGGGCCTTTCAGCGCAGGGTGGAGATCTGCCCTGAGCACGAAGATGCCCGGATACCGAAGGCGAGCGCTCTAGGGCCGGCGGTTCCCTCCTGA
- a CDS encoding aspartate aminotransferase family protein yields MSANDPIIATEQRYTSGLYPKRPVAIVRGEGARLYDADGRVYIDCVGGQGAANLGHAHPAVVAAVQAQAAILMSCPEIFYNDQRAAYLDELAAALPFPARIFLCNSGAEAVEAGLKFARLLSGRRKIVATMRGFHGRTFGALSATWEPKYREPFAPLVPEFVHVPYADVEALAANVEEDTAAVILEPVQGEGGVRPAPPGYLEAARRICDERGALLLIDEVQTGFGRTGRLFAIEHSGVVPDGLLLAKSIAAGLPMGAVALHERHGALPGGAHGSTFGGNPLLCAAARAALRAYIAEDLPGQAAEKGRWLMERLRALRLPAAREVRGLGLLVGIELRTRVQPCLQALLERGVLALPAGPNVLRLLPPLVISYDDLDIVAATIAEVVR; encoded by the coding sequence ATGAGCGCCAACGATCCGATCATCGCTACGGAGCAGCGCTACACGTCAGGTCTGTACCCCAAGCGTCCCGTGGCGATTGTGCGGGGTGAAGGGGCGCGTCTCTACGACGCTGACGGGCGCGTATACATTGATTGCGTCGGCGGTCAGGGCGCCGCCAACCTTGGCCACGCTCACCCGGCGGTGGTGGCGGCGGTGCAGGCCCAGGCCGCCATCCTGATGAGTTGCCCGGAGATCTTTTACAACGACCAGCGCGCGGCCTATCTCGATGAACTGGCCGCAGCTCTGCCCTTCCCCGCGCGGATCTTCCTCTGCAACAGCGGCGCTGAAGCGGTCGAAGCCGGGCTGAAATTCGCCCGTCTGCTCAGCGGTCGCCGCAAGATCGTCGCCACGATGCGCGGCTTCCACGGGCGCACCTTTGGCGCCCTCAGCGCCACCTGGGAGCCGAAGTACCGCGAACCCTTCGCCCCCCTCGTGCCGGAGTTCGTCCACGTGCCTTACGCCGATGTCGAAGCGCTTGCCGCGAACGTCGAGGAGGATACGGCCGCGGTGATACTGGAGCCGGTGCAGGGCGAGGGCGGCGTTCGCCCGGCGCCCCCCGGCTACCTGGAGGCTGCGCGACGCATCTGCGACGAGCGCGGCGCCCTGCTCTTGATTGACGAGGTGCAGACGGGTTTTGGCCGCACCGGGCGGCTCTTCGCCATCGAGCACAGCGGCGTGGTTCCCGACGGGCTGCTGCTCGCCAAGAGCATCGCTGCGGGCCTGCCCATGGGCGCGGTGGCGCTGCACGAACGCCACGGGGCGCTTCCCGGCGGGGCCCACGGTTCGACCTTCGGCGGCAATCCCCTGCTCTGCGCAGCGGCGCGGGCGGCGCTGCGCGCGTATATCGCGGAGGATCTGCCCGGCCAGGCCGCCGAGAAGGGGCGCTGGCTCATGGAACGGCTGCGCGCGCTGCGCCTGCCCGCGGCGCGCGAGGTGCGCGGCCTGGGTCTGCTCGTGGGCATTGAACTGCGCACCCGCGTGCAGCCCTGCCTGCAGGCCCTCCTCGAACGCGGCGTGCTGGCCCTGCCTGCCGGCCCCAACGTCTTGCGCCTGCTCCCACCCCTCGTGATTTCGTATGACGATCTTGACATCGTTGCCGCGACGATTGCTGAGGTGGTGCGGTAG
- a CDS encoding NAD-dependent epimerase/dehydratase family protein, which produces MLTLVTGGNGFIGRAIVEQLLARGDRVRVIGRNEYPELAARGVECLRANLAAPDANAVLNAAMRGVEVVFHVAAKAGVWGPFDDYYRNNVSATQRVVRAAERAGVPKLVFTSSPSVVFGEEDVEGADESWPYPERYLSHYQHTKALAERFVLAREAIAVTAIRPPLVWGPGDPHLFPRILARARAGRLVQIGDGNNKVDVTYVENCAEAHLLAADRLGEHSPLRGRPYFIGQEQPVNLWDFINEVVTRAGCRPARRKISLKRAVQIATLLERTYELLGLPMEPPLTRLTAVQLARSRWFDLSAARRDLGYGPRISTEEGLRRTLAALGQS; this is translated from the coding sequence ATGCTTACCCTGGTCACTGGTGGAAACGGCTTCATCGGGCGAGCCATTGTGGAGCAACTGCTGGCCCGGGGCGACCGCGTGCGGGTCATCGGACGGAACGAGTATCCTGAACTGGCCGCGCGTGGCGTTGAATGTCTGCGCGCCAATCTGGCTGCTCCCGATGCCAACGCCGTGCTGAACGCGGCAATGCGGGGGGTCGAGGTGGTCTTCCATGTTGCGGCGAAGGCGGGCGTATGGGGCCCCTTTGACGATTACTACCGCAACAACGTCAGCGCCACGCAGCGGGTGGTGCGGGCAGCGGAACGGGCCGGCGTGCCGAAGCTGGTCTTTACCTCCTCGCCCTCAGTGGTGTTCGGCGAAGAAGACGTGGAAGGCGCCGATGAGTCCTGGCCCTATCCGGAGCGCTATCTAAGCCATTACCAGCACACCAAGGCCCTGGCCGAGCGGTTCGTGCTGGCCCGTGAGGCCATCGCCGTCACGGCCATTCGTCCGCCGCTGGTGTGGGGGCCGGGCGATCCGCACCTCTTTCCGCGCATCCTGGCGCGGGCGCGCGCTGGCCGGCTCGTCCAGATCGGCGATGGCAACAATAAGGTTGACGTAACCTACGTCGAGAACTGCGCCGAGGCCCATCTGCTGGCCGCCGACCGGCTCGGCGAGCATTCGCCGTTACGGGGGCGCCCCTATTTTATCGGGCAGGAGCAGCCGGTCAACCTCTGGGACTTCATCAACGAGGTGGTGACGCGGGCAGGGTGCCGCCCGGCGCGGCGCAAGATCTCCCTCAAGCGCGCCGTGCAGATCGCGACGTTGCTGGAGCGCACCTACGAACTGCTGGGCCTGCCGATGGAACCGCCCCTCACCCGTCTCACGGCGGTGCAACTGGCCCGCTCGCGCTGGTTCGACCTCAGCGCCGCCCGGCGCGACCTGGGCTACGGCCCGCGCATTAGCACCGAGGAGGGCCTGCGCCGCACGCTGGCGGCGCTGGGGCAATCCTGA